One genomic region from Phycisphaerae bacterium encodes:
- a CDS encoding LexA family transcriptional regulator: protein MRIVDDQVRRLAAEGLGQRLRRIRREKGMTQAELSAAAGVNQGFLSAIERGRANPRRRTIDALAAALNVPQGILIGGGSLHDNPQPLVTRQLPLYGSIPAGPPAQSQEQAEMFPVLRHQWSPDHFCLRLTQDSMEPTLKPGDIVLVHYRPDVDPEHVPGRVCACLVDGEPTLKRVAVEWREGRRVVVLRGDNPRVSPILLDSTRQFSIQGVVLRLVCREL from the coding sequence ATGAGGATCGTCGACGATCAGGTCCGCCGTCTTGCCGCGGAAGGGCTCGGCCAGCGCCTTCGACGCATCCGTCGTGAAAAGGGCATGACCCAGGCTGAATTGTCTGCGGCTGCCGGCGTCAACCAGGGCTTCCTGTCCGCGATCGAGCGCGGTCGAGCCAATCCCCGCCGCCGCACGATCGACGCGCTCGCCGCCGCCCTGAACGTTCCGCAGGGAATCCTCATCGGCGGGGGGAGCCTTCACGACAATCCCCAGCCGCTGGTCACGCGGCAGCTTCCGCTGTACGGATCGATTCCGGCCGGACCGCCCGCTCAATCCCAGGAGCAGGCGGAGATGTTCCCCGTCCTGCGTCACCAGTGGTCGCCGGACCATTTCTGCCTCCGGCTGACGCAGGACAGCATGGAGCCGACCCTTAAGCCCGGCGACATCGTCCTCGTCCACTACCGGCCGGACGTCGATCCCGAGCACGTGCCCGGGCGCGTCTGCGCGTGCCTTGTCGACGGCGAGCCCACGCTCAAGCGGGTGGCCGTGGAGTGGCGCGAAGGCCGGCGCGTCGTCGTCCTGCGCGGAGATAATCCCCGTGTATCCCCCATCCTTCTCGACTCCACCCGCCAGTTCTCGATCCAGGGCGTTGTGCTGCGGCTGGTATGTCGGGAGCTCTGA
- a CDS encoding aspartyl protease family protein: protein MMIKKHVYIGLVSGIMVPCLAVAEIASTPSPEDAYARAEFGSLPVEFPITIAGSQILIDGVRVNGTGPYRFLLDTGGMGGGRIDRSLAEKLGLMPVDSVQAGDGSDRPTVSMPIYELNELSIGPATFHGVRVLSRDYNEHGGAVRGHIDGILGFHLFRELLLTIDYPARAVRLDRGSLPEPDGNEVLALADDAPVPTIQIQLGDRSYPAHLDTGAMGALSVPKDISDSLPIMGERRKIGEARTVTGTFPVQAATLDGDVRIGGNVIKNPEVVLDTPMRTLNIGGRMLEDFVLSFDQRHGRVRIERRGMRADPDAPKRTHLPRAPIELAMRVERGRPVIQASINGKGPFPFVLDTGSGTVILARSLVSELALQPQGKTRVGDPTDPQAIEADEYTIDALSVGDARFESLTAISWDSPMLETALGSPRGIIGLPVFAHCLLTIDYPGSRVVLSDGMLRAGDGSVPLYRDKGMPTVPVRIGEVIVDSHIDSGNMGSLTLPTRIEDRLTVHAPPRVVGRAQTPSGSFAIRAAKIKGDVEIAGQVIKEPEIQLTDRFDWGNIGYDVLRRFVLTFDQINERVRFAEPGGDAAVAHRPSQSPGEKKRYGILLALAGDGRADVDGVVPGGIAERSGLREGDRIVAINGVALAKLDPDKRDTALRSSPLRLTVLRDDKELELTLSWDD from the coding sequence GTGATGATCAAGAAACACGTCTATATCGGGCTGGTCTCGGGGATCATGGTTCCCTGCCTCGCTGTGGCCGAGATCGCCTCAACACCCAGTCCGGAGGATGCCTACGCCCGCGCGGAATTCGGTTCACTTCCCGTCGAGTTTCCCATCACCATCGCCGGGAGCCAGATACTCATCGACGGCGTGCGCGTGAATGGCACCGGACCGTACCGATTTCTGCTCGACACCGGAGGCATGGGCGGCGGCAGGATTGATCGTTCGTTGGCCGAAAAGCTGGGGCTCATGCCCGTCGACTCGGTGCAGGCCGGCGATGGCTCGGATCGTCCCACGGTCAGCATGCCGATCTATGAACTCAACGAACTCTCCATCGGCCCGGCCACGTTTCACGGCGTGCGGGTGCTGAGCCGCGACTACAACGAGCATGGCGGCGCCGTTCGCGGACACATAGACGGCATCCTTGGCTTCCATCTATTCCGCGAGTTGCTGCTCACCATTGACTATCCGGCTCGGGCCGTCCGCCTAGATCGCGGATCCCTGCCCGAGCCCGACGGCAACGAGGTTCTCGCCCTGGCCGATGATGCGCCGGTCCCCACGATTCAGATTCAACTGGGAGACCGGTCCTACCCGGCGCACCTCGACACCGGCGCCATGGGCGCACTCAGTGTGCCCAAGGACATTTCGGATTCACTGCCGATCATGGGCGAGCGCCGCAAGATCGGCGAGGCCCGCACGGTCACCGGCACGTTCCCAGTCCAGGCCGCGACCCTCGACGGTGACGTGCGCATCGGCGGGAACGTCATCAAGAATCCCGAGGTCGTTCTTGATACGCCGATGCGAACGCTCAACATCGGCGGGCGGATGCTCGAGGACTTTGTTCTTTCGTTCGACCAGCGTCACGGGCGGGTGCGGATTGAGCGACGCGGCATGCGCGCCGATCCTGACGCACCGAAGCGCACGCACCTTCCCCGCGCGCCGATTGAACTGGCGATGCGGGTCGAGCGAGGCCGCCCGGTCATTCAGGCGTCCATCAACGGCAAGGGCCCGTTTCCCTTTGTTCTGGACACCGGTTCCGGCACCGTCATTCTCGCTCGATCCCTGGTATCCGAGCTGGCTCTGCAACCTCAGGGGAAAACGCGTGTCGGCGATCCCACCGATCCGCAGGCCATCGAGGCCGACGAATACACGATCGATGCGCTTTCCGTTGGAGACGCGCGCTTTGAATCGCTCACCGCCATTTCATGGGATTCGCCCATGCTTGAAACGGCGCTGGGCTCACCGCGTGGAATCATCGGCCTGCCCGTGTTCGCCCACTGCCTGCTGACCATTGACTACCCGGGGTCGCGCGTCGTGCTCTCGGATGGGATGCTCAGGGCCGGCGACGGGTCGGTTCCCCTCTATCGTGATAAGGGAATGCCCACCGTTCCCGTGCGGATCGGCGAGGTCATCGTAGATTCGCACATCGACTCGGGAAACATGGGCTCGCTTACCCTTCCCACAAGAATCGAGGACCGTTTGACAGTTCACGCGCCGCCGCGCGTCGTCGGCCGGGCACAGACGCCCAGCGGGAGCTTCGCGATTCGTGCCGCAAAGATCAAAGGCGATGTCGAAATCGCGGGGCAGGTGATCAAGGAGCCCGAAATTCAACTTACGGATCGGTTCGACTGGGGCAACATCGGCTATGACGTTCTGCGCCGTTTCGTTCTCACCTTCGATCAGATCAATGAGCGCGTGCGATTTGCCGAACCTGGCGGAGACGCCGCGGTCGCTCATCGCCCCTCACAATCCCCGGGGGAGAAAAAGCGCTACGGCATCCTGCTGGCACTCGCCGGCGACGGCCGGGCGGACGTTGACGGTGTCGTGCCGGGTGGAATTGCGGAGCGTTCCGGGCTGAGAGAGGGTGATCGCATCGTGGCGATCAATGGCGTGGCGTTGGCGAAGCTCGATCCCGACAAGCGCGATACGGCTCTGCGTTCCTCGCCGCTTCGCCTGACGGTTCTCCGTGACGACAAGGAACTCGAACTGACCCTGTCGTGGGATGACTGA
- the purL gene encoding phosphoribosylformylglycinamidine synthase subunit PurL, whose amino-acid sequence MANPRENYNNLSGVPIAHRHWQVCVRPANDALDVAGRALLADVHQAEFRRISAVGSSKYYFLVAELDADVVERLAGELLADPVAERFLAGEGFSRRDTSRPAVEVHPLPGVMNPAALSTLDAARRWLARNGWSPDLLHAVQTGRRYEIEGARDAEELERIAARVLANDCVETWYVQGFGRNDVIPDALPEPPQRPFELRRVSIRELDDAELEKLSRQGHLFLSLDEMRAIRDHFRGIDREPTDLELETLAQTWSEHCVHKTLKSEVIYRGPDFGRDGEVEVRFENLLKDTIAAATRELAREWCLSVFVDNAGVIAFDDEYGIAFKVETHNHPSAIEPYGGAATGIGGCIRDIMGCGLGAKPIASTDVFCLAPPDFDAARLPAGVLHPRRVLKGVVAGVRDYGNRMGIPTVNGAIHFDPRYLGNPLVYCGCVGLIPRKYINKEPRVGDRIVVAGGRTGRDGIHGATFSSAELTDTHADEFSHAVQIGNAIEEKKLLDAQLRARDHADGCLFSAVTDCGAGGLSSAVGEMGAELGARVELSRVPLKYAGLRYDEIWISEAQERMVFAVPPDRLDRFLKVFAEEEVEATVIGEFIGDGRLSVYFEDQLVGELDMRFLHDGLPKRSRSATWTAPRVGSVARRNASKARLNERLLAALAHWTVASKEWVIRQYDHEVQGRGVIKPLVGPRSGPSDAAVLRPRYDSDRGIALGCGLCPEVADVDPYFMAIGAVDEALRNVICVGADPSRTAILDNFCWPKVDSEQALGTLVRACRGAADVAVAYGLPFISGKDSLNNQFSMSAEESARTGLPRNLAIPPTLLISAIGIVEDVNRCITMDLKAPGNVVVLAAASEAQAFRKARMHEGTEARSGEATHTGIPHSASTIQHSIEHHRRVADRICSGTVRAAHDVSDGGIAVALAEMCIGSGSGLDVSIDPDTPLFDSLIATYILEMSEADAKTAGWMILGKVTDEPRLRVDAGRNGTIDLGVDELIRTWKSPLSEGGR is encoded by the coding sequence ATGGCCAATCCCAGGGAAAACTACAACAATCTCAGCGGCGTGCCAATCGCACATCGTCACTGGCAGGTGTGCGTTCGGCCTGCCAACGACGCACTGGATGTCGCCGGGCGGGCCCTTCTTGCCGACGTCCATCAGGCTGAATTCCGCCGAATCAGCGCCGTGGGATCCAGCAAATATTATTTCCTCGTCGCCGAGCTCGACGCCGACGTCGTCGAACGACTGGCGGGCGAACTTCTGGCCGATCCCGTCGCCGAGCGTTTCCTCGCTGGTGAGGGATTCTCCAGGCGTGACACAAGCCGACCGGCGGTCGAGGTTCATCCGTTGCCAGGCGTGATGAACCCCGCCGCGTTGAGTACGCTCGACGCCGCCCGCCGCTGGCTTGCGAGGAACGGTTGGTCTCCCGACCTGCTCCACGCCGTTCAGACTGGCCGACGATACGAGATCGAAGGGGCCCGCGACGCGGAGGAACTGGAGCGCATTGCCGCCCGGGTACTGGCCAACGACTGCGTCGAAACCTGGTACGTCCAGGGGTTCGGGCGCAACGATGTTATTCCCGATGCACTGCCCGAGCCGCCGCAGCGGCCATTCGAACTTCGCCGCGTTTCCATTCGGGAGCTCGACGATGCGGAGCTCGAGAAGTTGTCGCGGCAGGGCCACCTGTTTCTCTCCCTGGACGAGATGCGCGCCATTCGCGATCACTTCCGAGGGATCGATCGCGAGCCGACCGACCTGGAGCTCGAGACGCTGGCCCAGACCTGGTCAGAGCATTGCGTTCACAAGACGCTCAAGAGCGAAGTGATCTATCGCGGACCCGACTTCGGGCGCGATGGCGAGGTCGAGGTTCGGTTCGAGAATCTGCTTAAGGATACGATCGCCGCGGCGACGCGTGAGCTCGCTCGCGAATGGTGCCTCTCCGTCTTCGTGGACAACGCCGGCGTCATCGCCTTCGACGACGAGTACGGTATCGCCTTCAAGGTTGAGACGCACAATCATCCTTCGGCGATCGAGCCCTACGGCGGCGCGGCCACGGGCATCGGCGGATGTATCCGCGATATCATGGGCTGCGGACTCGGCGCCAAACCCATTGCCTCAACGGATGTCTTCTGCCTCGCCCCCCCCGACTTCGATGCTGCCCGGCTCCCCGCCGGGGTGCTTCATCCCCGTCGCGTGCTCAAGGGCGTGGTGGCGGGCGTCCGTGACTACGGCAACCGCATGGGCATCCCCACGGTCAACGGGGCGATTCACTTCGACCCGCGTTACCTCGGCAATCCGCTGGTTTATTGCGGCTGCGTGGGACTCATACCCCGCAAATACATTAACAAGGAGCCGCGCGTCGGCGATCGCATCGTCGTTGCGGGCGGACGCACCGGACGGGACGGCATCCACGGAGCGACCTTCTCCTCGGCCGAGCTCACCGACACCCACGCCGACGAATTCTCGCACGCCGTGCAGATCGGCAACGCCATCGAGGAGAAGAAGCTGCTCGACGCCCAGTTGCGCGCCCGCGATCACGCCGATGGTTGCCTCTTCTCGGCCGTGACCGATTGCGGGGCCGGCGGATTGAGCAGCGCCGTCGGCGAGATGGGCGCCGAGCTGGGCGCCCGCGTGGAGCTCTCCCGCGTGCCGCTCAAGTACGCGGGTCTGCGCTACGACGAGATCTGGATCTCCGAGGCGCAGGAGCGCATGGTGTTCGCCGTCCCGCCCGATCGGCTTGATCGCTTTCTGAAGGTGTTCGCGGAGGAAGAGGTTGAAGCGACCGTCATCGGCGAATTCATTGGCGACGGCCGGCTCAGCGTCTATTTTGAAGACCAGCTTGTCGGCGAGCTCGACATGCGCTTCCTACACGATGGCCTTCCCAAGCGGTCGCGAAGTGCCACATGGACGGCACCAAGAGTCGGGTCCGTCGCTCGGCGCAACGCATCGAAAGCACGTCTCAACGAGCGCTTGCTCGCCGCGCTTGCCCACTGGACCGTCGCCTCGAAGGAGTGGGTGATCCGGCAATACGACCACGAGGTGCAGGGCCGCGGCGTGATCAAGCCGCTGGTCGGACCGCGAAGCGGACCTTCCGACGCGGCCGTGCTGCGTCCCCGCTACGACAGCGACCGCGGCATCGCTCTCGGTTGTGGACTCTGCCCCGAGGTGGCCGATGTCGATCCGTATTTCATGGCCATTGGAGCCGTCGACGAGGCCTTGCGGAACGTCATCTGCGTGGGTGCCGATCCGAGCCGCACCGCAATTCTGGATAATTTCTGCTGGCCGAAGGTCGATTCGGAGCAAGCACTCGGCACGCTGGTTCGCGCGTGCAGGGGCGCGGCCGACGTTGCGGTTGCCTACGGATTGCCGTTCATCTCCGGCAAGGACTCGCTCAACAACCAGTTCTCCATGAGCGCCGAAGAGTCCGCTCGCACCGGCCTGCCGCGAAACCTGGCGATTCCTCCGACACTCCTCATCAGCGCCATCGGCATTGTCGAGGACGTGAACCGCTGCATCACGATGGACTTGAAGGCTCCGGGAAATGTCGTCGTGTTGGCGGCCGCTTCCGAGGCACAGGCATTTCGAAAGGCACGAATGCACGAAGGTACGGAGGCACGAAGCGGAGAGGCCACGCATACTGGGATTCCGCATTCCGCATCCACCATTCAGCATTCCATCGAGCATCACCGCCGCGTGGCCGACCGTATCTGCTCCGGCACCGTTCGCGCCGCCCACGATGTTTCCGACGGCGGGATCGCGGTGGCGCTTGCGGAAATGTGTATTGGTTCGGGGTCCGGACTCGATGTATCGATTGATCCGGATACTCCCTTGTTCGATTCGCTGATCGCCACGTACATCCTGGAAATGAGCGAAGCCGACGCGAAGACGGCCGGGTGGATGATTCTCGGGAAAGTGACGGACGAGCCGCGCTTGCGCGTCGACGCCGGCCGGAACGGAACGATCGACCTGGGAGTCGATGAGCTGATTCGCACCTGGAAATCGCCGCTGTCCGAAGGAGGGCGATGA
- a CDS encoding nuclear transport factor 2 family protein encodes MIRARAVLIGTLLVVVVASVLYAAAGTSADYVAVHATIDAYFEGAATAKAGPFEKAWDLDAGRMVFVRTVDGVDSVQSVPVHDAIQHWTSRPAEESWGKVLSIDIIDGRMAVAKVEMLYRGHIYVDMLSLYKINGEWKIVNKTFVRRGEP; translated from the coding sequence ATGATACGCGCCCGGGCGGTCCTGATTGGGACACTGCTCGTTGTTGTTGTGGCATCCGTCCTCTACGCCGCGGCGGGGACCTCGGCCGACTACGTCGCGGTTCACGCGACCATCGATGCCTACTTCGAGGGCGCGGCGACGGCGAAGGCCGGGCCGTTCGAGAAGGCGTGGGATCTCGACGCCGGCCGGATGGTCTTCGTCCGCACGGTTGACGGTGTTGACTCGGTCCAGTCGGTGCCCGTGCATGACGCCATCCAGCACTGGACGTCTCGACCCGCGGAAGAGTCCTGGGGAAAGGTGCTCTCGATCGACATCATCGACGGGCGCATGGCCGTGGCCAAGGTGGAGATGCTCTATCGCGGACACATCTATGTTGACATGCTGTCGCTGTACAAGATCAACGGCGAGTGGAAGATCGTGAATAAGACGTTCGTGCGTCGGGGAGAGCCGTAG
- the pruA gene encoding L-glutamate gamma-semialdehyde dehydrogenase, whose amino-acid sequence MLMPFSPEPYVNFSQENPRTKMLAALKKVAGELGASYPLWINGEKVLPGDTFQSTSPADPGRVVGIVAKANADLADRAVKSAHENFREWSRWDPDARARILIKAAAIMRRRIYEFAAWMCYEESKSWIEAYADACEAIDFMDFYGREMMRLKGAHPVTPFPGEENELRYMPLGVGVVIPPWNFPLAICTGMTTAALVTGNTVCLKPASTAPVVAAKMVECLHQAGLPPHVLNFVPGPGATVGDTMVSHPRTRFISFTGSREVGIGIFKKAAEVHPGQIWLKRTVLEMGGKDCIVVDETADLEAAAEGVVAAAFGFQGQKCSACSRLIVHEDVHARLMERIIDRTKVLTIGDTVTPENLFMGAVIDASAHRKINEYIKIGKGEGRMVLGETNIPKKGYFIPPTIIDAVAPNARIAQEEIFGPVLAVIPCKSFDEGLDIANGTEYGLTGALYSADRLRLERARHEFHVGNLYFNRKCTGALVDVQPFGGFNMSGTDSKAGGRDYLQLFLQGKSVTEKL is encoded by the coding sequence ATGTTGATGCCCTTTTCCCCCGAACCCTACGTGAACTTCAGCCAGGAGAACCCCCGCACGAAGATGCTGGCCGCGCTGAAGAAAGTCGCCGGCGAACTCGGGGCGAGCTATCCCCTCTGGATCAACGGCGAGAAAGTCCTGCCCGGCGACACGTTCCAGTCCACCTCGCCGGCCGATCCCGGCCGCGTCGTAGGCATCGTTGCCAAGGCCAACGCCGACCTCGCCGACCGCGCCGTCAAATCCGCCCACGAAAACTTCCGCGAGTGGAGCCGCTGGGATCCCGACGCCCGGGCCCGCATCCTCATCAAGGCCGCGGCCATCATGCGCCGGCGCATCTACGAATTCGCCGCATGGATGTGCTACGAGGAAAGCAAGTCCTGGATCGAAGCCTACGCCGACGCCTGCGAGGCCATCGACTTCATGGACTTCTACGGGCGGGAAATGATGCGGCTCAAGGGCGCTCACCCCGTCACGCCCTTCCCCGGCGAGGAGAACGAACTCCGCTACATGCCCCTCGGCGTGGGCGTGGTGATCCCGCCGTGGAACTTCCCGCTGGCGATCTGCACGGGCATGACCACGGCCGCGCTGGTCACGGGCAACACCGTCTGCCTCAAGCCCGCCAGCACGGCGCCGGTTGTCGCGGCGAAAATGGTCGAGTGCCTGCACCAGGCCGGCCTGCCGCCGCACGTCCTCAACTTCGTGCCCGGCCCCGGCGCCACCGTGGGTGACACGATGGTGTCACATCCCAGGACGCGCTTCATCTCCTTCACCGGCTCGCGCGAAGTGGGTATCGGCATCTTCAAGAAGGCGGCCGAGGTCCATCCCGGGCAGATCTGGCTCAAGCGCACCGTGCTGGAAATGGGCGGCAAGGACTGCATTGTCGTGGACGAGACCGCCGACCTCGAGGCTGCGGCGGAAGGCGTGGTGGCCGCGGCGTTCGGGTTCCAGGGGCAGAAGTGCTCGGCCTGCAGCCGCCTGATCGTCCACGAGGACGTTCACGCCCGCCTCATGGAGCGGATCATCGATCGCACCAAGGTGCTCACCATCGGCGACACGGTCACGCCGGAGAATCTCTTCATGGGCGCGGTCATCGACGCCTCCGCCCATCGCAAGATCAACGAGTACATCAAGATCGGCAAGGGCGAGGGACGCATGGTCCTCGGCGAGACCAACATCCCCAAGAAGGGCTACTTCATCCCCCCGACGATCATCGACGCCGTCGCTCCCAACGCCCGCATCGCCCAGGAGGAAATCTTCGGGCCGGTGCTGGCCGTCATCCCCTGCAAGAGCTTCGACGAGGGACTGGACATCGCTAACGGCACGGAATACGGCCTGACCGGCGCCCTCTACTCCGCCGACCGCCTGCGCCTGGAGCGTGCCCGCCACGAATTCCACGTGGGCAACCTCTACTTCAACCGCAAGTGCACCGGGGCATTGGTCGACGTGCAGCCCTTCGGCGGCTTCAACATGTCCGGCACAGACTCCAAAGCCGGCGGCCGGGACTATCTGCAACTGTTCCTGCAAGGCAAGAGCGTGACGGAGAAATTGTAG
- a CDS encoding MgtC/SapB family protein, with protein MSYVTDFLAAATLPDLNQVVYLLAAVVLGGIVGLERELRDKPAGFRTIVLICLGACVFTLVSESVGGPEQQSTRIAAQIVSGIGFLGAGAILREGGSVTGLTTAASIWAVAAIGMACGFGELGLAGGGTGVILITLMLFNRVEYVIGEHRDIQEFRIATAKSDDVLDRVDALFRDAGLSVRKRAFHEDEGKLIFDIRAIGPKPRHEQLRMLLVRSETYTLREV; from the coding sequence ATGTCTTACGTCACTGACTTCCTCGCCGCCGCGACTCTCCCCGACCTCAATCAGGTGGTGTACCTCCTTGCGGCCGTGGTCCTCGGTGGAATCGTCGGGCTGGAGCGCGAACTGCGCGACAAGCCCGCGGGGTTTCGCACCATCGTCCTCATCTGCCTGGGAGCGTGCGTATTTACGCTGGTATCCGAGTCCGTGGGTGGACCCGAGCAGCAGTCCACGCGGATCGCCGCCCAGATCGTCAGCGGCATCGGCTTCCTCGGAGCCGGAGCCATCCTCCGCGAGGGCGGCAGCGTCACCGGGCTCACCACCGCGGCGAGCATCTGGGCGGTGGCGGCCATCGGCATGGCCTGCGGATTCGGCGAGCTCGGCCTGGCCGGCGGAGGAACGGGCGTCATCCTGATCACGCTGATGCTCTTCAATCGCGTCGAATATGTTATTGGTGAGCACCGCGACATCCAGGAATTCCGCATCGCCACGGCCAAGTCCGACGACGTCCTGGACCGCGTGGACGCCCTCTTTCGCGACGCCGGCCTGTCCGTCCGCAAGCGAGCCTTCCACGAGGATGAGGGCAAGCTGATCTTCGACATCCGCGCGATCGGCCCCAAGCCCAGGCACGAGCAACTGCGCATGCTTCTGGTACGGTCCGAGACCTACACGCTGAGAGAGGTGTAG
- the purQ gene encoding phosphoribosylformylglycinamidine synthase I, whose product MTPPVRVLVLRTAGINCDEEIVHCWRLAGAEPVLMHLNAVAADPSVLHDVSVVTIPGGFSYGDDIAAGAILAQRILQDLADPLRRLVERGGGILGVCNGFQTLVKAGLLPGGDFGRDSVTVTFNDRARFEARWVRLEVCADHCVFLNAGPAAAPQPRSTPPRRFMELPVEHAEGRVITASAEVTRRLGDQGLIALRYVDESGRYDSYPANPNGSVEGIAGLCDATGRILGLMPHPDRHFVSTHHPLWTRRPAADTPDGLAFFLNAVEYWRRTPTAR is encoded by the coding sequence ATGACACCTCCGGTGCGCGTGCTCGTCCTTCGAACCGCGGGAATCAACTGCGACGAGGAGATCGTTCATTGCTGGCGGCTGGCGGGTGCAGAGCCCGTGCTCATGCACCTCAATGCGGTCGCGGCCGATCCTTCCGTGCTCCACGACGTTTCCGTCGTCACCATCCCCGGCGGGTTCAGCTACGGCGACGACATTGCCGCCGGGGCGATACTTGCTCAGCGGATTCTTCAGGATCTTGCCGATCCGCTGCGGCGCCTCGTCGAGCGCGGCGGCGGGATACTCGGCGTATGCAACGGATTCCAGACTCTGGTCAAAGCCGGCCTGCTTCCCGGAGGCGACTTCGGCCGCGATAGCGTAACCGTCACTTTCAACGATCGTGCCCGATTCGAAGCCCGCTGGGTCCGACTGGAAGTATGTGCGGACCACTGCGTGTTCTTGAATGCTGGCCCTGCTGCTGCTCCCCAGCCCCGATCAACACCGCCACGCCGATTCATGGAACTCCCCGTTGAGCACGCTGAGGGACGAGTGATCACCGCAAGTGCGGAAGTCACTCGTCGTCTCGGCGACCAGGGCTTGATCGCACTTCGCTACGTGGACGAGTCCGGCCGATACGACAGCTACCCCGCAAACCCCAACGGCAGCGTGGAGGGCATCGCCGGACTCTGCGACGCGACCGGACGCATCCTCGGCCTGATGCCACACCCCGACCGACACTTCGTCTCCACGCACCACCCGCTGTGGACGAGACGCCCGGCCGCGGACACACCAGACGGTTTGGCCTTCTTCCTCAACGCCGTGGAGTATTGGCGGCGCACTCCCACGGCTCGCTGA